Within Dysgonomonas sp. HDW5A, the genomic segment ACTGATCCTGATTATTTTGCTGTTTTATTAGCCAATTATATTTTGGGTGGAGGTAGCGACGGTTATCTGTTTATGAACTTAAGAGAGGGACATGGCTGGACTTATGGGGCTTATTCCGGTATAGCAGCTGATAAATATACGACTGATTTTTCTGCTGCCGCTGCCGTTCGCAATGCTGTAACAGATAGTGCATTGGTCGAAATGTTGAAAGAAGTAAAAAGAATACGCACAACTCTTCCTTCGGCTAAAGAACTGGAATTGGCTAAGGCTAAGTATATTGGTAATTTTGTGATGACTGCCGAAAAACCTCAAACCGTTGCCGGTTTTGCTCTTCGTGAAAAAACACAATCGTTACCTGCCGATTTTTACGAAAACTACATCAAGAATATTGATGCTGTTACTTTAGAGCAAGTTCAGGCTGCTGCTAAGAAGTACTTTTCGGATGATGCAGCACGTATTGTTATAGCCGGTAAAGCTTCCGACGTATTACCCGGACTCGAAAGACTAGGTATTCCTATTGATTTCTTCGATAAGTATGGAAATCCGACTACTAAGCCCGAAACTAAAACGGTAGAAGCAGGTGTAACTGTACAGAATATATTAAATAAATATATAAATGCAATAGGGGGAGAAGCAGCACTAAAGGCTATAAAAACTCTTTCGACTACATCAACAGCAAGTATACAGGGACAGGAAATAACATTGCTGAAAAAAAATACTGCCGATGGAAAATCATTTCAACTGATAACCGGTATGGGAATGACTTTACTAAAGACTGCTTATAATGGTAAAACAGGATTTGTAGAAGTACAAGGACAGCGAAAAGACATGACAAGTGAAGAATTGGCTGACATGAAATATTCGGCTATTTTCCCTGAATTATTAATGATTAATTCGTCAACAATTCAATTAGCCGGAATAGATAATTTGAATGGTGTAGATGTCTATAAATTGGTTGATGGCGATAATGCATTTTATTACGATGTGAATACCGGTTTAAAAGTAGGCGAAGGAGTTAAAAAGGAAGTTGCTCCCGGTCAGCAAGTGGATCAATTAGGATTTTATAGTGATTATAGAGAGATATCGGGCGTGAAAATACCTTATTCTTCGACTATAAATGTAGGTATGGAAGTTGAGTTTAAAGTTATAGATGTAAAGGTCAATGAAGGCGTTGTAGATGCCGATTTCGAATGATTACACTATCGATGATATAAAGGTATGTGACCTTTATTAACAAAGAGAAGCCTTGAATTGGGATGCCGATTCAAGGCTTTTTTTGTATTTTTGTATTTAAGAAAAAAAGGAGATTTTGATACCAACAATAGATACATCCAATCCGGAATTTAAGAATGCACTCGATTTAATAACCCGCACCCGCCAATCTGTTTTCTTGACAGGTAAGGCCGGTACCGGAAAATCGACATTCTTAAAGCATTTGTGCGATATTACGAAAAAGAAATACGTAGTACTTGCACCAACAGGTATTGCAGCTATAAATGCCAATGGGTCAACCATTCACTCATTTTTTAAACTGCCATTTCGACCGATGTTGCTCGATGATCAGGATTTGAGTCTGGTAAACGGACGTATATTCGAATTCTTTAAATATAAAAAAGATCACAGAAAATTAATTCAGGAAGTTGAGCTTATCATCATAGATGAGATTTCGATGGTGCGTGCCGATATGATAGACTGTATCGATCGTATTCTTCGTGTATATTCGAACAATATGCGTACCCCTTTCGGTGGAAAACAATTGGTTTTTGTGGGGGATGTATTTCAGTTAGAGCCTGTAGTAACAAGCGATTCTAAAGATATACTGAGTCGGTTCTATCCGAATCCGTATTTCTTTTCAGCAAAAGTATTTTCGGAAGCTAAACTTGTTCCTATCGAGTTTACCAAGATATACAGGCAGACCGACCGTATTTTTATTTCTATTCTCGATAAAATAAGGACAGGTGTAGTAGGATCGGCAGAAATGCAGACTCTTAATACTCGGTTTCAACCCTCTTTTAATCCATCCGAAGATGAAATGTATATCACCTTAGCAACAAAGCGTGATAATGTCGATTACATCAATGAAAAGAAGATGGCTGAACTCGAAACTCCCGAATTTATCAGTAATGGTACAATTGATGGAGATTTTCCCGAATCGAGTCTTCCAACAGCCAGAAATCTTCTTTTGAAAGAGCATGCACAGGTAATGTTTATCCATAACGATCAGCAATGGCCTCGACGCTGGGTAAACGGATCATTGGGCGTAGTGTCTAACATTGATGAGATGGACAATGTATATGTGCTGCTTGAAGATGGAAAAGAAGTCTTGGTGGATCTTGAAACCTGGAGAAATTACCGTTACAAATACAATGAGGCTGAAAAGAAAATAGAGGAAGAAATTATAGGTACTTTTACTCAGTTACCCCTTAAGGCTGCTTGGGCAATCACTGTACATAAAAGTCAGGGTTTGACATTCAGCAGGGTTATTGTTGACTTCAATGGAGGTGTATTTGCAGGCGGTCAAGCCTATGTTGCTTTGAGCCGATGTACCTCTTTGGAAGGTATGGTTTTACGGAAAATGATTAGTAGATCGGATGTCTTTGTTCGACCCGAAATTATAGAATTCAGCCGTCAGTTCAATAATCAGCAATTGATCGAAAAAGCATTGAAAGAGTCCGATGCCGATTATCTGTATTCTAAAACGATAAAAGACTTTGATGAGGGTAACTTCGAAGATTGTATCGAAACGTTTTTTAAGGCCATACGTGCCCGTTATGATATTGAAAAGCCTTTGTCGAAACGTTTTATACGAAAGAAATTAAATGTAATAAATGAACTAGAACAGCAAAATAAGCTTTTAATCACTAAGATGCTGGAGCAACGCACGGCTCTTCATAAATATGCCGAAGAATACTATTTGCTGGGTAATGAATGTATTGTTTCCTATAAAGATACAAGAGCAGCATTGGCCAATTTTAATAAAGCATTAGATCTGGACCCCATGTATGTAGATGCATGGGTACGCAAAGGCGTAACTTTGTATGATATGAAGGATTATTACGAAGCCGATGTCTGTTTCAATAAAGCCGTAAGTCTTAGTCCTTTGTTATTTAAAGCATTATATAACAGAGGAAAAAACAGAATAGCAATGGAAGAGTATGAATTGGCTATTACGGACTTGGATCGTGCATCTGTCGTAAAACCTGATCATGCTCCATGTCATGAATATTTGGCTCAATGTTATGCCAATATAGGCAATGAAGAACTGGCTCAAAGACATCTGATGATTGCCCGAGAAATAAAAGGGATAGATGCTGACGATGATTAAGGTCTCAGTCCTTTTTTTAGCAAGTTCTCAGAATAGCAATTAGTTATGCTTCTTTAATCTATCATTAAATATTTTCGACTGCTTACTTTGGTGAATTTTGATCATAAAATATATACCTTATGGAATTAACATATCAAAAAGATTGTACTAACATAGATTGGGATAGGGTTCCCGAATTATTAAATAAAGTAGGGATGTCATCTGTGGATGCAGACAAGCATCGTATCTCATTCGAAAATAGTTATGCTGTAGTATTTGTTTTTGATGAGAAAAAAATGATTGGTTTGGGGCGGAGTATTTCTGATGGAGTACGACAAACAGCTTTATATGATATTGCCATTGATCCTACGTATCAAGGTCATGGGATTGGACGTAAAGTTGTTGATATCCTTCTAGATGCTACCCCTGATTGTAATTTTGTTTTATATGCGTCTCCAGGAAAAGAAGACTTTTATCGAAAGTTGGGATTTAAGAAAATGAAGACAGGAATGATGATCTTTGCAGACCCTAAAAGAATGGAAGATGGAGTTTTTGTTGATAAATAAGTTAATTTAATGATGAAAATGCTATCTTTGTAGATATAACACAATAGCATATTCTGATAAAATCAGAATAAATTATTAACTAGTAGACAAAAAACATATCAAAAATGACAAAGCGGTATTCAACAGCAGAAGTTCTTGCACAAGCTAATGATACTTTCTTGGACAGTGTTTCTGTCGACTGTGTGGTCTTGGCTTTTCATCAAGGAAATTTAAAAGTTTTACTCAATAAATTTAAGATAAGTGATAAATGGATGTTGCCTGGTGGCTTTATCCATATTGACGAGCATGTAGACGATGCAGCTGATCGTATCATAAGAGCGAGAGTTGGTCTTGATAATCTTTATTTAAAGCAATTTCATTTATTTGGAAATTGCGACAGAACTCGGAAGGAAGAGAACCTTAAGATGTTAGAGTCTTGGGGAGTAAGTCCTGATGATAATCATTGGTTTCTAAAGCGATTTGTATCGATGGGATACTATGCTTTGGTAGAATATGATAAGGTATCCATTAGTGTAGATGAATCAGTTGAAGAAGTCGGTTGGTACGATTTAAATGATCTGCCGCCTTTGTTTGCTGATCATAACCAGATTGTAGACAAAGCTATCAAAACAATGCGTATACAGGTTGGCATTATTCCTATAGGTTACGAGTTGTTACCTGAAAAGTTCACCATGCCTGAGCTTCGTTTAATTTATGAAGCAATATTAGGTCAGGAGTTAGACCGACGTAATTTTCAGCGTAAGATGTTATCAGTCGGTTTAATAAATAGACTCAACGAAAAGCGTAAGAATGGTGCTCATAAAGCTCCTTACTTGTATTCGTTCAATAAAGAAAAATACGAGGAAGCTAAAGATGGCGGAGTGCATTTAATGCCTTGGACGCATTAAGCAATAGATGATTTGTAAATTTTTATATTATATATGAAGCAGGTGTTATTTGATATAGCATCTGCTTTTTATTTGAACACAGATGATTCACTCTTTTTGCTGATGGCTAGTAGACCAATTACTGTGAGTAATCCATTCAACATAAGTATTTCATACCCTACCTTATAATTAAAGCAAGAGAAAAGCATTTCTTCCAGGAAATAGCATATAATAGGGGCTGTAATACATACAAACGGAGCATGTTTATCCCTGATATTTATCTTAGAAAATAAGCCCAAAGCAAACAAGCCTAAAAGGGGTCCATAAGTATACGAGGCTACTTTATAAATAGTATTCAGTACATTTTCCTGACCGATATGGTGGATAAAAAGAATCACAAGAACAAATACAATACTCATCCCGATATGAACCCTTTTACGGGTTGTATTAGCTTGTTTATCGTCTTTTTTATCTACTCCTAGTATATCGACACAAAAAGACGTTGTAAGCGATGTCAGAGCAGAATCGGCATTGGCAAACGAAGCTCCAATTATTCCAATAGTAAAAAAAATGAGGCAAGGTAATCCCAAATAATTACTAACCAAATAGGGTAGTATCTCATCCGAAACTTCGGGCAATGTTATTCCTTTTTGTGATGCAAATACTAATAAAAGAATACCCAATGCCAAAAAGAGAAGATTTATCGGAGTAAATAAAAACCCGTAAGTAAGCATGTTTTTTTGTGCATCTTTCAGGTTTTTGCAAGTCAGGTTCTTTTGCATATTATCCTGATCGAGTCCGGTCATTACAATAACTATAAATACACCACTGAAAAATTGCTTGAAAAAGTTCATCGGACTTTTCCACTCGAAATGGAATATCTTTGAATGAGGGTTATCAGCTACGGTTGTTACAACTTCTTTCAGATTAAAGTCTAATAGCGAAGATACCTGCCATATAATAAGTATAGCTGCTATGACAAAGCTAAGCGTTTGCAGCATATCGGTCCATACAATTGTTTTAATGCCACTTTTGCGGGTATATATCCATATAAATAAGATAATGCCGCTAACCGTAAGCCAAAAGGGAATATGCCATGCTTCAAAGACCAATGTCTGTAAAATAAGAGCTACAAGATAAAGTTTGGCAGCAGAACCTATGATGCGTGAAAGTATAAAAAATGAAGCTCCTGTTTTGTATGAATAATTGCCGAACCGTTGATCGAGGTAAGTATAAATCGAGGTAAGGTTGAGCTTATAATAGAGCGGTAAAAGAAGATAGGCAACGACGAGATATCCGAAAAAGAATCCGAATACCATTTGCATGTATGACATATTAAAAGCTCCAACCATTCCCGGAACCGAAACAAACGTAACGCCCGATACACTTGTTCCTATCATTCCGATAGCAACAATATACCAGGGCGATTTGCGGTTGGCAACAAAAAATGCATCATTATCGGAGCTTCCCCGGCTGATAAGAACCGATATCAGGTATAATATTCCGAAGTAAGCGGCAAATATGATTAAAATGGTTGTAGCTATCATAGCCTATTGGTAATAAAGAGATCTGAAGTCTTTATGATTAGATTACAGATTCATAAAATATTCGGTTAAATCTTTCATTGTGTCGAACTTATGAGCATAAGAATCTGTTTTTCCAAATCCCCAGGATACGAAGACAAAAGGAACATAAGCCAGATCAGATTGCTTTCTGTCCGAATCGGTGTCACCTATATACATCGGAGCCTTTAGATTATATCGGTCTATCAATGTTTTCATATTGATGTGTTTAGGCTGATGATTAGAGCCATATTCGATATAATCGCAGAAGTATGGTTTTGTTTCGGTATATACCATAAAGTCACGAATGCTTCCTTTCTGACAATTACTCAGCATAAATAATTTATATTTTCGCGATAATTGCTCAATACCTTCCAATACATCAGGATAAATATTACCACCCATTTTAGGTAGCAGTTCGTCTGTTTTGACGATAATATTTCGATATATTTGTTCGATAGTCTCTTCCGGTAATTGAGGAAAAATCTCCTTGTATATCTGTTTTGCTTCCATGCCCATATAGCCTTGGATGTCTTGTTTAGTAAGGGTTTTGTCTATTCCCATTTCCTTCAAAACCTGTGTCCAGCTATAAGCATAAGTATCTACGGCATCCCAAAGAGTACCGTCCATGTCAAAAATCAAACTATCGGGTTTCATCTAATATAAATATGTGGTTAGAATTAGGTTCAAAAGTACTCAACAAAAACGGATTGAACAAACATGATGCTTGTGGTATTAAATTTAACTTCACTAAAAAGAAGATGTCGGAAAATTTGAGTAAATTTGAAGAACAATACTATTTAGATAATGTCCAACTATTTCTCGCTTCATTTTTTTGATAGTTGATAGTTATTTTCATTATTACCAGAGTAATAAAAAAGGTCTGAGACCTTAACATTATATTCTTTAATTTATGGCTTTTCTGACTCCTGCATCTATTTTGTCCGAAATTGTTAGTGTAAATTATTTACTGATACCGGTTATCAACCGTTTCGGTATCAAATTAGGGTTGGAGGATAAATCGGTAAAAACCATCTGCACCGAATATAATCAGAATATTGACTTTTTTCTGACTATTCTGAATACTTATCTCAATGAAGACTATTTTCCTGAAAAAAAATTGCAGGAATTTGAAATTGATTTGGTGACCGATTATTTGAAACGAACTGATATGTATTATATGCATGGTCAGATTCCCAATATAGAAAAACACCTCAATGCTCTCATCGCTACGAGTGATCCCAATAATAAGCAATTGGAGCTTATCCGTAAATTGTTTTTTCGCTTTAAAGATGCATTAATCCACCGGATCAACAACGGTTTGTTGGATGATGATACTTCTCAGGCGTTATTATTGGATTTGAAGAACATTCTGATAAAACATATATCGGGTAGTTTCAATGAGAATCTTTGTTATGCAGTTGTATTTTCGGTTGATAGTTTGTTGAACGATCTAAGCAAGCACAACCGTATAAGAGAAAAGATCCTAAAGCCAATGATTGCCGAATTATCAGAGGCCGGTGTTGATGACTGGCAAAGCTTGATCGGTAAACCCAAAACAAATCTTCTCTTAGAAGAAGATTCTGCCATCTCGGTTCGTGAACTGGATGTCTTAAAACTTGTAGCATTAGGTTTACTCAACAAAGAAATAGCAGATCGCCTTAATATCAGCCTTAATACGGTTCTTTCTCACCGCAAAAATATTACAGCTAAATTAGGTATCAAAACAGTATCGGGGCTAATCTTCTACTGTATCAGCCACGGATATATTTCTGCTGATGAGATAGAGTTATGAGAATAATATAGTTTTATTCTTGTAAACTAACACTCTTCTGTTGATATGGTATTCGATACCATGCGACAATACAATTTTCTCTAAATCCTGTCCTTTACGCACCAAATCGGAGATGCTGTCGCGATGCGATATGCGTGTAATATCTTGTTCGATAATAGGACCTGCATCCAGTTCAGTTGTAACATAATGGCTTGTTGCACCTATAATTTTCACACCTCTTTCGTAAGCTGCATGATATGGCTTTGCTCCAACAAACGCTGGAAGAAATGAATGATGTATATTGATAATCCTGTTTGGGTATTCTTTGATGAATTCGTCTGTCAGAATTTGCATATAACGTGCCAAAACAATAAAATCGATGCCTTTTTCTTTGAGTAGAGCCTTTTGTTTGGCTTCCATCTCTTCTTTATTCTCTTTGGTGATTTTGATTACCTGATATTCTATCCCAAATTTCTCGGCAACCCAGCGTAAATCTTCGTGATTACTTATAATAAGCGGTATCTCAACGTTCCATTCGCCTGCAGTATAACGTGCCAGAATATCGAAAAGGCAATGTGACATTTTAGATACAAATACTGCCATTTTCGGTGTATAATCATTGAAATACAGTCTGAAAGTCATCTCAAACTTATTGGCATACATGGTCTGAAAATATTCTCCAATCTTATCTTTGGGAATCAAAAAATTCTCGATATCCCATTCGACCCGCATAAAGAAAATATCTTCTTGCTTATCTACATGTTGTTCGAGTTGAATGATATTTCCTCTGTTTACACAGATAAAATCAGTAACGGCAGCTACTAAACCCGGCTGATCGGGAGAATAAATCAGAATAATAGCACGAGAATCTTTCATTGTACGAATCGTATTTTATAGTAGATGAACTATTAAATTTTTAGTTGGAATCATTGCCACCGTAGAAATATAGGTCGGTAAATGTTTGACGATCTACCTTCTCCCTGTATTTTTCTACCCATTCTTCATAGAAATATTCCGTATATAAAACACCAGCTTCCATTGTATATTTTGCAAAAGGTTTGCCTAATACGGGGTGTTTTTTTAGACCAAATGTTTGAGAAGTTCCGTTATCAAATTTGCAATCCATATCGTTTGACCATATAAGGATTACCTCTTTGTTGTTGACAACTTGTGTCGGATAGAAATAGACGCACTGCCCGTGGTATTTAAAAGCGATTGTTTTTTCCGAAATAGCTATGTCTACCTCCTCGTTTGACCACGATCCGAAAATTGTATTCTTATTATCGTAATCAATTATATTATCATATTCTTGAGAATACGTTAGTATTTGTCCATTTTCGTCAAAAAGTTCAATCTTTACAATTTTCCACTTGCCTTGCTCCAGTTCGAGAGACACTCTGGCATTACGATCTTTCGAAATTACGGGTGCTACACCGAAGTCGGAGTATATAAATGCTACATCTACGTAAGCCGATAAACCATCGTTGTTTATGTGGGTTTGAATGGCTTTTACATCTTGATACGTGTCTTGGCTTGAGATCCAGTACAGGTACTCAAATTGAGGACAAAAGCCATTGAAGCCGTAAGCGTCGCCACTTTCATATACTTTATAGTGAACCGTCTTCACATAGTCTTCGCACATCGAATTTCTCTGTCTTTCCGATTCTATAAATTTCTCAGAAATGGTTCCTAGCTTTTTAAGTTCATTGAAGTATGGTTCGGAATCCAATTTGCACATACCCTTTTCATCCTCTATAATGCTTACTTCAAAAGGTATTGTAACATCATCGTTATTAATGGCACTCAAATACCATTTGTAAAACGATAAGCCAGCTTTCTCTACTTCTGAAATTTGGTCATTGTTGGATGTTGTCTTCGTCTGCTTTTCCGAGCCTGAAGGGTTTGCTTGTATTGTATTCTTATTGTTACACAATAAAAGCAAGAATACGATAGTGAACTGAATTGTTTTAATCATCTATCTGAACAAGATTGTCAATAATAAATACTTGTCGTTCAGGTGTGTTTTTACCCATATAGAAGTTGAGCATATCTTTTACCAAGTCTTCTTTCTTCATGGTCACTTTATCCAGGCGTATATCTTTTCCTATAAAATGTTGAAACTCATCAGGCGAAATTTCTCCCAATCCTTTAAATCGGGTAATTTCGGGATTAACACCTAGTTTATTGATCGCTGCGACACGCTCTTCTTCACTGTAACAATAGATCGTCTCTTTTTTGTTACGTACACGAAACAGAGGTGTTTGCAATATATATACATGATTTTTTTTCACCAGATCGGGGAAGAATTGCAAGAAAAAAGTAAGCAACAACAGGCGGATGTGCATACCATCGGTATCGGCATCGGTTGCTATAATTACCTTGTTGTATCTTAAACCATCCAAGCCATCTTCTATGTTGAGAGCGGCTTGCAGAAGGTTAAACTCTTCGTTTTCATATACAATCTTTTTGGTCAGTCCGAAACTGTTCAGAGGCTTACCTCTCAAACTGAATACTGCTTGTAGATTGGGGTTACGGCTTTTGGTGATAGATCCACTAGCTGAGTCTCCCTCAGTAATGAAGATAGACGATTCGTCTAAGTTATCACCTTTCGTATCATTGTAATGGATACGGCAGTCACGAAGTTTTTTATTGTGAAGGTTCGATTTTTTAGCACGTTCGCGAGCCAGCTTTGTAACTCCGGCAATTGCTTTACGTTCTTTCTCAGAATCGAGAATCTTCTTCAATAAAGTTTCGGAAGTTTCCGAATCTTTGTGCAGATAATTATCTAGCTCTTTTTTGATGAAGTCACCAATAAATTTCTGAACCGATGGACCATTGGGTCCCATATCCTTAGACCCTAATTTAGTCTTTGTTTGCGACTCAAAAACAGGTTCTTCGACTTTTATGCTGACTGCTGCAACTATACCGCTTCTGATGTCGGCATAGTCGAAGTTTTTTGCATAATATTCTTTGATAACACGTGAGACTGTCTCCCGGAAAGCCGATTGATGTGTTCCTCCCTGTGTTGTATGTTGTCCGTTGACAAACGAATAGTATTCTTCTCCGTACTGATTAGTGTGGGTTATTACAATTTCAATATCGGTATCCTTGAGATGTATGATAGGGTAGAGGGCTTCCGAAGTCATATTTTCATTCAGAAGATCTACTAAACCATTCTTCGATAAGAATTTCTTTCCGTTGTAAATTATTGTTAGCCCCGTATTTAGGTAAACATAGTTTTTGAGTAAGCTTTCGACATACTCATCTCTATATAGATATTCTCCGAATATGGTTGCATCGGGAATAAATTCGACCAGCGTACCATTATTTTGAGTTGTGGGTTCTATGGGAGTTTCTCCGGTAACTATCGCTTTGCTGTATTCGACAGAAACGGTTTGTTTTTCTCTAAATGCCTGTATCTTGAAATAAGATGATAAAGCATTTACAGCTTTTATACCGACACCATTAAGACCTACTGATTTTTTAAATGCTTTGGAGTCATATTTGGCACCTGTATTCATTTTAGATGACACGTCCTTTACTTTACCGAGAGGTACACCTCGACCGTGGTCACGTATAAATACTTCACCGTTTGCTATTGTTACTTCTATTGTTTTTCCAAACCCCATCAT encodes:
- a CDS encoding helix-turn-helix transcriptional regulator, with amino-acid sequence MAFLTPASILSEIVSVNYLLIPVINRFGIKLGLEDKSVKTICTEYNQNIDFFLTILNTYLNEDYFPEKKLQEFEIDLVTDYLKRTDMYYMHGQIPNIEKHLNALIATSDPNNKQLELIRKLFFRFKDALIHRINNGLLDDDTSQALLLDLKNILIKHISGSFNENLCYAVVFSVDSLLNDLSKHNRIREKILKPMIAELSEAGVDDWQSLIGKPKTNLLLEEDSAISVRELDVLKLVALGLLNKEIADRLNISLNTVLSHRKNITAKLGIKTVSGLIFYCISHGYISADEIEL
- the purU gene encoding formyltetrahydrofolate deformylase, whose product is MKDSRAIILIYSPDQPGLVAAVTDFICVNRGNIIQLEQHVDKQEDIFFMRVEWDIENFLIPKDKIGEYFQTMYANKFEMTFRLYFNDYTPKMAVFVSKMSHCLFDILARYTAGEWNVEIPLIISNHEDLRWVAEKFGIEYQVIKITKENKEEMEAKQKALLKEKGIDFIVLARYMQILTDEFIKEYPNRIINIHHSFLPAFVGAKPYHAAYERGVKIIGATSHYVTTELDAGPIIEQDITRISHRDSISDLVRKGQDLEKIVLSHGIEYHINRRVLVYKNKTILFS
- a CDS encoding sodium:solute symporter, whose protein sequence is MIATTILIIFAAYFGILYLISVLISRGSSDNDAFFVANRKSPWYIVAIGMIGTSVSGVTFVSVPGMVGAFNMSYMQMVFGFFFGYLVVAYLLLPLYYKLNLTSIYTYLDQRFGNYSYKTGASFFILSRIIGSAAKLYLVALILQTLVFEAWHIPFWLTVSGIILFIWIYTRKSGIKTIVWTDMLQTLSFVIAAILIIWQVSSLLDFNLKEVVTTVADNPHSKIFHFEWKSPMNFFKQFFSGVFIVIVMTGLDQDNMQKNLTCKNLKDAQKNMLTYGFLFTPINLLFLALGILLLVFASQKGITLPEVSDEILPYLVSNYLGLPCLIFFTIGIIGASFANADSALTSLTTSFCVDILGVDKKDDKQANTTRKRVHIGMSIVFVLVILFIHHIGQENVLNTIYKVASYTYGPLLGLFALGLFSKINIRDKHAPFVCITAPIICYFLEEMLFSCFNYKVGYEILMLNGLLTVIGLLAISKKSESSVFK
- a CDS encoding HAD family hydrolase, producing the protein MKPDSLIFDMDGTLWDAVDTYAYSWTQVLKEMGIDKTLTKQDIQGYMGMEAKQIYKEIFPQLPEETIEQIYRNIIVKTDELLPKMGGNIYPDVLEGIEQLSRKYKLFMLSNCQKGSIRDFMVYTETKPYFCDYIEYGSNHQPKHINMKTLIDRYNLKAPMYIGDTDSDRKQSDLAYVPFVFVSWGFGKTDSYAHKFDTMKDLTEYFMNL
- a CDS encoding NUDIX domain-containing protein, with product MTKRYSTAEVLAQANDTFLDSVSVDCVVLAFHQGNLKVLLNKFKISDKWMLPGGFIHIDEHVDDAADRIIRARVGLDNLYLKQFHLFGNCDRTRKEENLKMLESWGVSPDDNHWFLKRFVSMGYYALVEYDKVSISVDESVEEVGWYDLNDLPPLFADHNQIVDKAIKTMRIQVGIIPIGYELLPEKFTMPELRLIYEAILGQELDRRNFQRKMLSVGLINRLNEKRKNGAHKAPYLYSFNKEKYEEAKDGGVHLMPWTH
- a CDS encoding GNAT family N-acetyltransferase produces the protein MELTYQKDCTNIDWDRVPELLNKVGMSSVDADKHRISFENSYAVVFVFDEKKMIGLGRSISDGVRQTALYDIAIDPTYQGHGIGRKVVDILLDATPDCNFVLYASPGKEDFYRKLGFKKMKTGMMIFADPKRMEDGVFVDK
- a CDS encoding pitrilysin family protein, giving the protein MKKILYIAFAFVMSLSVQAQVDRSVQPQPGPAPKINLGKPQTFTLPNGLKVLVVENHKLPRVTFSLSLDNPPSLEGDIKGVDNLTSSLLGNGTSKISKDEYNEQLDFFGASIGFSVHSIGGTTLSKYFPEVLSLASKGALDPLFTQEELESERAKLLDVIKVDEKSTSAIAGRVQDVLLYGRNHPKGEYLTEESINKITMADINNYYQKYFVPENAYLVIVGDVKFDEVKKLVTENFSSWKKASAPKSVYNEPVNLTETRIGFVDVPNAVQSEISVNNIVNLKMTDPDYFAVLLANYILGGGSDGYLFMNLREGHGWTYGAYSGIAADKYTTDFSAAAAVRNAVTDSALVEMLKEVKRIRTTLPSAKELELAKAKYIGNFVMTAEKPQTVAGFALREKTQSLPADFYENYIKNIDAVTLEQVQAAAKKYFSDDAARIVIAGKASDVLPGLERLGIPIDFFDKYGNPTTKPETKTVEAGVTVQNILNKYINAIGGEAALKAIKTLSTTSTASIQGQEITLLKKNTADGKSFQLITGMGMTLLKTAYNGKTGFVEVQGQRKDMTSEELADMKYSAIFPELLMINSSTIQLAGIDNLNGVDVYKLVDGDNAFYYDVNTGLKVGEGVKKEVAPGQQVDQLGFYSDYREISGVKIPYSSTINVGMEVEFKVIDVKVNEGVVDADFE
- a CDS encoding AAA family ATPase, with amino-acid sequence MIPTIDTSNPEFKNALDLITRTRQSVFLTGKAGTGKSTFLKHLCDITKKKYVVLAPTGIAAINANGSTIHSFFKLPFRPMLLDDQDLSLVNGRIFEFFKYKKDHRKLIQEVELIIIDEISMVRADMIDCIDRILRVYSNNMRTPFGGKQLVFVGDVFQLEPVVTSDSKDILSRFYPNPYFFSAKVFSEAKLVPIEFTKIYRQTDRIFISILDKIRTGVVGSAEMQTLNTRFQPSFNPSEDEMYITLATKRDNVDYINEKKMAELETPEFISNGTIDGDFPESSLPTARNLLLKEHAQVMFIHNDQQWPRRWVNGSLGVVSNIDEMDNVYVLLEDGKEVLVDLETWRNYRYKYNEAEKKIEEEIIGTFTQLPLKAAWAITVHKSQGLTFSRVIVDFNGGVFAGGQAYVALSRCTSLEGMVLRKMISRSDVFVRPEIIEFSRQFNNQQLIEKALKESDADYLYSKTIKDFDEGNFEDCIETFFKAIRARYDIEKPLSKRFIRKKLNVINELEQQNKLLITKMLEQRTALHKYAEEYYLLGNECIVSYKDTRAALANFNKALDLDPMYVDAWVRKGVTLYDMKDYYEADVCFNKAVSLSPLLFKALYNRGKNRIAMEEYELAITDLDRASVVKPDHAPCHEYLAQCYANIGNEELAQRHLMIAREIKGIDADDD
- a CDS encoding DNA topoisomerase IV subunit B, producing the protein MEEELDINLPQENYSDDDIKTLDWQEHIRRRPGMYIGKLGDGTSPDDGIYVLLKEVLDNSIDEYMMGFGKTIEVTIANGEVFIRDHGRGVPLGKVKDVSSKMNTGAKYDSKAFKKSVGLNGVGIKAVNALSSYFKIQAFREKQTVSVEYSKAIVTGETPIEPTTQNNGTLVEFIPDATIFGEYLYRDEYVESLLKNYVYLNTGLTIIYNGKKFLSKNGLVDLLNENMTSEALYPIIHLKDTDIEIVITHTNQYGEEYYSFVNGQHTTQGGTHQSAFRETVSRVIKEYYAKNFDYADIRSGIVAAVSIKVEEPVFESQTKTKLGSKDMGPNGPSVQKFIGDFIKKELDNYLHKDSETSETLLKKILDSEKERKAIAGVTKLARERAKKSNLHNKKLRDCRIHYNDTKGDNLDESSIFITEGDSASGSITKSRNPNLQAVFSLRGKPLNSFGLTKKIVYENEEFNLLQAALNIEDGLDGLRYNKVIIATDADTDGMHIRLLLLTFFLQFFPDLVKKNHVYILQTPLFRVRNKKETIYCYSEEERVAAINKLGVNPEITRFKGLGEISPDEFQHFIGKDIRLDKVTMKKEDLVKDMLNFYMGKNTPERQVFIIDNLVQIDD